Proteins from a single region of Parasedimentitalea psychrophila:
- the aspS gene encoding aspartate--tRNA ligase, translating into MHAYRSHTCATLTAANVGETVRLSGWVHRVRDHGGLLFIDLRDHYGITQIIADPDSPVFAELEKLRSEWCIRIDGTVMARDESLINKAIPTGEVEVFIRDLEVLGKSEELPLMVFGDQEYPEETRLKYRYLDLRREAMQDNMKLRSDVVTSMRKRMWAKDFREYQTPIITASSPEGARDFLVPSRQHPGKFYALPQAPQQFKQLMMVAGFDKYFQIAPCFRDEDPRADRSPTDFYQLDLEMSFVTQQDVFDTIQPVLQGVFEEFGKGRKVDDVWPQISYKDAALWYGTDKPDLRNPIKMQVVSDHFRGSGFAIFASLLENAGTEIRAIPAPKGGSRKFCDRMNKFAQGEGLPGMGYIFWRKQSADSIAQERGITVKDVNAMVKAGEIVLGNEAAGPLAKNIGPERTEAIRQQLGLEVGDAAFFLGGKPKAFESVAGRARTAIGDELGLTDKDRFAFAWIVDFPIYEADEETGKIDFEHNPFSMPQGGMDALLGDPLKVLGYQYDLACNGYELVSGAIRNHRPEIMFKAFEIAGYGKDEVEKRFGGMVNAFQYGAPPHGGCAAGVDRIVMLLADEANIREVVMFPMNQRAEDQMMNAPSDPTSDQLMELGLRLIPKDQ; encoded by the coding sequence ATGCACGCCTATCGCAGCCATACCTGCGCCACCCTGACTGCTGCCAATGTCGGCGAAACCGTTCGCCTGTCCGGTTGGGTCCATCGTGTCCGCGATCATGGCGGCTTGCTGTTCATCGATCTGCGCGACCACTACGGTATCACCCAGATCATCGCCGACCCCGACAGCCCGGTGTTTGCCGAGCTGGAAAAGCTGCGCTCGGAGTGGTGTATCCGGATCGACGGCACCGTGATGGCGCGCGACGAGAGCCTGATCAACAAGGCGATCCCAACCGGCGAGGTTGAGGTGTTCATTCGCGATCTCGAGGTGCTGGGCAAATCCGAAGAGCTGCCGCTGATGGTGTTCGGCGATCAGGAATACCCGGAAGAAACCCGCCTGAAGTACCGCTATCTGGACCTGCGCCGCGAGGCGATGCAGGACAACATGAAGCTGCGCTCGGACGTTGTCACCTCGATGCGCAAGCGCATGTGGGCAAAAGACTTCCGCGAGTATCAAACTCCGATCATCACCGCATCCAGCCCCGAAGGCGCGCGTGACTTTCTGGTGCCATCGCGTCAGCATCCCGGCAAGTTCTACGCGCTGCCACAGGCACCGCAGCAGTTCAAACAGCTGATGATGGTGGCCGGCTTTGATAAGTATTTCCAGATCGCGCCCTGTTTCCGCGACGAAGACCCGCGCGCCGACCGCTCGCCCACCGATTTCTACCAGCTTGATCTAGAGATGTCCTTTGTCACCCAGCAGGACGTGTTCGACACCATCCAGCCGGTGCTGCAGGGCGTGTTCGAAGAGTTCGGCAAGGGCCGCAAGGTCGATGATGTCTGGCCGCAGATCTCGTACAAGGACGCGGCGCTGTGGTATGGCACCGACAAGCCAGACCTGCGCAACCCGATCAAGATGCAGGTGGTCTCGGATCACTTCCGTGGTTCCGGCTTTGCCATCTTCGCCAGCCTGCTGGAGAATGCGGGCACCGAGATCCGTGCCATCCCGGCCCCCAAAGGCGGCAGCCGCAAGTTCTGTGACCGGATGAACAAATTCGCTCAGGGCGAAGGTCTGCCGGGCATGGGCTATATCTTCTGGCGCAAGCAGTCGGCGGATTCCATTGCGCAAGAGCGCGGGATCACCGTTAAAGACGTCAACGCTATGGTCAAAGCGGGCGAGATCGTTCTGGGCAATGAGGCCGCAGGCCCACTGGCCAAAAACATCGGGCCTGAGCGCACCGAAGCGATCCGGCAGCAGCTGGGTCTGGAAGTCGGCGATGCGGCCTTCTTCCTTGGTGGTAAGCCAAAAGCGTTTGAATCGGTTGCCGGCCGTGCCCGGACCGCCATTGGTGACGAGCTGGGTCTGACCGACAAAGACCGGTTTGCCTTTGCCTGGATCGTCGATTTCCCAATCTACGAAGCGGATGAAGAAACCGGCAAGATCGATTTTGAGCACAACCCGTTCTCGATGCCGCAGGGTGGCATGGACGCACTGCTGGGTGATCCGCTCAAGGTGCTGGGCTATCAGTATGATCTGGCCTGCAACGGCTACGAGCTGGTGTCGGGCGCGATCCGGAATCACCGCCCGGAAATCATGTTCAAGGCGTTTGAAATTGCTGGCTACGGCAAAGACGAGGTCGAAAAACGCTTTGGCGGTATGGTCAACGCCTTTCAGTACGGTGCGCCGCCACACGGTGGTTGTGCCGCCGGTGTCGACCGTATCGTGATGCTGCTGGCAGACGAGGCCAACATCCGCGAAGTGGTGATGTTCCCGATGAACCAGCGCGCCGAAGACCAGATGATGAACGCCCCCAGCGATCCGACCTCGGATCAGTTGATGGAACTGGGCCTGCGGCTGATCCCAAAGGATCAGTAA